Proteins from one Setaria italica strain Yugu1 chromosome V, Setaria_italica_v2.0, whole genome shotgun sequence genomic window:
- the LOC101783392 gene encoding phospholipase A1-II 5 encodes MDASQGVLLSSALVGAAKGSASWPELLGSKHWDGLLDPLDLTLRRLILLCGDLCQVTYDSFNSDSHSKYCGSCRYSRSTLFARTLFPAAADVTPAAYLYGTSQASFPGGVMVFSLSREAWSKESNWIGYVSVSTDAAAAATGQRVIYVALRGTIRTLEWVDVLKPDLVFPDAILPEGHPGAHARVMKGWYLIYTSSDERSPFNKHSARDQLVAAVRGLAARYKGESLSVVCTGHSLGASLATLAAFDIAANGVCGADVPVTAIVFGSPQIGNPEFKERFDELPNLRALHVRNKPDLIPLYPSGLLGYANVGDVLPVDSKKSPYLKENTTNVGDYHNLQAILHTVAGWNGKDGEFKLQVHRSVALVNKSCAFLKDDNLVPESWWVERNKGMVIGETGLWQLEPPAEENLPVPPVLNGKVIDDDDVVAATTTASKETKMPVEGDKKKAPGANLFTACFRGG; translated from the coding sequence ATGGACGCGAGCCAGGGCGTCCTCCTGTCCAGCGCCCTGGTCGGCGCGGCAAAGGGCTCGGCGTCGTGGCCGGAGCTGCTCGGTTCCAAGCACTGGGACGGCCTCCTCGACCCGCTGGACCTCACGCTCCGGCGCCTCATCCTGCTCTGTGGCGACCTCTGCCAGGTGACCTACGACTCCTTCAACTCCGACTCCCACTCCAAGTACTGCGGCAGCTGCCGCTACTCCCGGTCCACGCTCTTCGCCCGCACGCTgttcccggccgccgccgacgtgacCCCCGCGGCCTACCTCTACGGGACCTCCCAGGCGTCGTTCCCGGGCGGCGTCATGGTGTTCTCGCTCTCCCGCGAGGCCTGGAGCAAGGAGTCCAACTGGATCGGCTACGTCTCCGTGtccaccgacgccgccgccgccgccacgggccAGCGCGTCATCTACGTCGCGTTGCGCGGCACCATCCGGACCCTCGAGTGGGTGGACGTCCTCAAACCCGACCTCGTCTTCCCCGATGCCATCCTGCCGGAGGGCCACCCGGGCGCCCACGCGCGCGTCATGAAGGGGTGGTACCTCATCTACACCTCCAGCGACGAGCGGTCACCCTTCAACAAGCACAGCGCGCGGGACCAGCTGGTCGCCGCGGTGCGCGGGCTGGCGGCCAGGTACAAGGGCGAGAGCCTCAGCGTCGTGTGCACGGGCCACAGCCTCGGCGCGTCGCTCGCCACGCTCGCCGCGTTCGACATCGCGGCGAACGGCGTGTGCGGCGCCGACGTCCCCGTCACGGCCATCGTGTTCGGGAGCCCCCAGATCGGGAACCCGGAGTTCAAGGAGCGGTTCGACGAGCTGCCCAACCTCCGCGCGCTGCACGTCAGGAACAAGCCCGACCTGATCCCGCTGTACCCGAGCGGCCTGCTGGGCTACGCCAACGTCGGCGACGTCCTGCCCGTGGACTCGAAGAAGTCGCCGTACCTGAAGGAGAACACTACCAACGTCGGGGATTACCACAACCTGCAGGCCATCCTGCACACGGTGGCGGGGTGGAACGGGAAGGACGGCGAGTTCAAGCTGCAGGTGCACCGCAGCGTGGCGCTGGTCAACAAGTCGTGCGCGTTCCTCAAGGACGACAACCTCGTGCCGGAGTCGTGGTGGGTGGAGCGGAACAAGGGGATGGTCATCGGGGAGACCGGGCTGTGGCAGCTCGAGCCGCCTGCCGAGGAGAACCTGCCAGTCCCGCCTGTCTTGAACGGGAAGGTCAtcgatgacgacgacgtcgtTGCCGCTACTACCACGGCTAGTAAAGAGACCAAGATGCCGGTGGAGGGTGATAAGAAGAAGGCACCCGGAGCTAATCTTTTCACAGCATGCTTTAGAGGAGGTTAA